The Bradyrhizobium ottawaense genome window below encodes:
- a CDS encoding IS4 family transposase: MVAGKTVCLRQLSRGNRALEVRFNRFLGHDKVTVDRIIESWSNSTGPAVEGRHVLAIQDTSEIHFNTTPQRRRGLGEIGKGNNHGVLLHPLLAVDADDGSCLGLLSGQIWTRAGRRTTSHDDRELSDKESQRWISTAVAARPLLTKAAAVTVLGDRESDIFALYASSAKQHFHVIARSMHDRKLADRSSLYEASDAMAAVDQRMIQLPARAARPARLAHLELRFGAIELARPQNKFLHHLPKSLPLAVVDVREINAETGIEPLHWRLLTSHEVTSIEDAWRIVQWYKQRWIIEQFFRILKTQGLKLEDSQIGSADRLLKLVAIAAKAAVITIQLLQARNGGRQPILAAFDNGQIGALTALNRQLEAASKRLKNPHPPDSLAWAAWIIGRLGGWDGYPSSKPPGPITFKNGLEYFNAVAAGWSLRDMCMP; the protein is encoded by the coding sequence ATGGTTGCGGGCAAAACTGTCTGCCTTCGGCAGCTCTCCAGGGGGAACCGCGCGCTGGAAGTGCGGTTCAACCGCTTTCTTGGCCATGACAAGGTGACGGTGGATCGGATCATCGAAAGCTGGAGCAATAGCACGGGCCCTGCCGTGGAAGGCCGCCACGTGCTGGCCATCCAGGACACCAGCGAGATCCACTTCAACACCACGCCGCAACGCCGGCGCGGGCTCGGAGAAATCGGCAAAGGCAATAACCACGGCGTGCTGCTGCACCCGCTGCTGGCTGTGGACGCCGACGACGGCAGCTGTCTTGGGCTTTTGAGCGGGCAGATATGGACGCGCGCAGGTCGCCGCACGACCTCGCATGATGATCGGGAATTATCGGACAAGGAATCGCAACGCTGGATATCGACTGCCGTGGCGGCAAGGCCGCTGCTCACCAAGGCCGCGGCGGTGACGGTGCTGGGTGACCGCGAGAGCGATATTTTTGCCCTTTATGCCAGCTCGGCCAAGCAACATTTCCACGTCATCGCGCGCAGCATGCATGATCGCAAGCTTGCCGACCGCAGCAGCCTGTATGAGGCCAGCGATGCCATGGCCGCGGTGGACCAGCGTATGATCCAACTGCCTGCGCGCGCCGCGCGGCCGGCTCGCCTGGCCCACCTCGAACTTCGCTTTGGCGCAATCGAGCTCGCCCGCCCGCAGAATAAGTTCTTGCACCATCTGCCGAAAAGCTTGCCGCTGGCGGTGGTCGATGTGCGCGAGATTAACGCCGAAACCGGCATAGAGCCGCTGCACTGGCGGCTTCTCACCTCTCACGAGGTCACCAGCATCGAGGACGCCTGGCGCATCGTCCAATGGTACAAGCAGCGCTGGATCATCGAGCAGTTCTTCCGCATCCTGAAGACACAAGGCCTCAAGCTCGAAGACAGTCAGATCGGATCCGCCGATCGGCTTCTCAAGCTGGTTGCGATCGCCGCCAAGGCGGCCGTCATCACCATCCAGCTTCTGCAGGCCCGCAATGGTGGTCGCCAGCCCATTCTCGCGGCCTTCGACAACGGCCAAATTGGCGCGCTCACAGCCCTCAACCGGCAACTCGAAGCCGCGAGCAAGCGACTAAAGAACCCACATCCGCCCGATAGTCTCGCTTGGGCCGCCTGGATCATCGGCCGTCTCGGCGGGTGGGATGGCTACCCATCGTCCAAGCCGCCGGGCCCGATCACCTTCAAAAACGGCCTCGAATACTTCAACGCCGTCGCAGCAGGATGGAGCCTCAGAGATATGTGCATGCCCTAG
- a CDS encoding reverse transcriptase domain-containing protein, with product MPVSSHFFLPLGGLLSVLDDLKNAESLSDLAKVLGYRASALAFIVHQIPPSSKYTVFAVPKKAGGVRTISAPIDRLKTLQRHLSTILYECRAEIDSAHKLKPLSHGFRKSQSIITNAHQHIKSRYVLNADLEDFFPTINFGRVRGYLIKNNDFKLHADVATVIAQIACHNNELPQGAPNLSARVESEVASNASRPDEMADDMPF from the coding sequence GTGCCCGTAAGCTCACATTTTTTTCTTCCTTTGGGCGGTCTATTGAGCGTTCTAGATGATTTGAAAAATGCAGAGTCCCTTAGCGATCTCGCTAAGGTGCTAGGCTATAGGGCGAGCGCGCTTGCGTTCATAGTCCATCAAATCCCTCCGTCTTCGAAGTACACTGTTTTTGCGGTCCCGAAAAAAGCGGGAGGCGTTCGTACGATTAGCGCCCCTATCGATCGACTTAAGACGCTTCAACGCCATCTCTCTACGATCCTTTATGAATGTCGCGCAGAGATCGATTCAGCTCACAAGCTGAAACCACTATCGCACGGGTTTCGAAAGTCGCAGTCCATCATCACGAATGCGCACCAGCACATCAAAAGCCGATATGTCCTCAACGCCGACCTCGAAGACTTCTTTCCAACGATAAACTTCGGTCGAGTACGAGGGTACTTAATCAAAAATAATGACTTCAAACTTCATGCCGACGTTGCGACCGTAATCGCTCAGATCGCTTGCCATAACAATGAACTTCCGCAAGGCGCGCCTAACCTCAGCGCAAGGGTCGAAAGCGAAGTGGCATCAAATGCAAGCAGGCCTGACGAAATGGCGGACGATATGCCGTTTTAG
- a CDS encoding acetyl-CoA carboxylase carboxyltransferase subunit alpha, whose amino-acid sequence MQDQMRSYLDFEKPVAELDSKVDELRTLAASGTDISDEIGRIEDKAAQALADLYQNLTPWQKTLVARHPQRPHFNDFIKGLITEFTPLAGDRKFGEDEALVAGFGRFRGEAICVMGQEKGDSTESRIKHNFGMARPEGYRKCVRLMEMAERFGLPVLSLADSAGAYPGIGAEERGQAEAIARSTDACMALTVPNVAIITGEGMSGGAIAITTANKVLMLEHAIYSVISPEAASSILWRDGTKAQEAANNMKITAQDMLRFGVIDSILKEPVGGAHRDPAAMIATTGDAIAKAFDELRGLDGDAIRKQRRQKFLDIGRKLG is encoded by the coding sequence ATGCAAGACCAGATGCGCAGCTATCTCGACTTCGAAAAGCCCGTCGCCGAGCTCGACTCCAAGGTCGACGAGCTCAGGACGCTGGCAGCCTCCGGTACCGACATCTCCGATGAGATCGGGCGGATCGAGGACAAGGCGGCGCAGGCGCTGGCCGACCTCTATCAAAACCTGACGCCGTGGCAGAAGACGCTGGTCGCGCGGCATCCGCAGCGACCGCATTTCAACGATTTCATCAAGGGCCTGATCACCGAATTCACCCCGCTCGCGGGCGACCGCAAGTTCGGCGAGGACGAGGCGCTGGTCGCCGGCTTCGGCCGTTTCCGCGGCGAAGCGATCTGCGTGATGGGCCAGGAAAAAGGCGATTCCACCGAAAGCCGCATCAAGCACAATTTCGGCATGGCGCGCCCCGAGGGCTACCGCAAATGCGTGCGGCTGATGGAGATGGCCGAGCGGTTCGGCCTGCCCGTGCTGTCGCTCGCCGATTCCGCCGGCGCCTATCCCGGCATCGGCGCCGAAGAGCGGGGCCAGGCCGAAGCGATCGCACGCTCGACCGATGCCTGCATGGCGCTGACCGTGCCCAACGTCGCCATCATCACCGGCGAGGGCATGTCGGGCGGCGCCATCGCCATCACCACCGCCAACAAGGTGCTGATGCTGGAGCACGCCATCTACAGCGTGATCTCGCCGGAAGCGGCGTCCTCGATCCTCTGGCGCGATGGCACCAAGGCCCAGGAAGCCGCCAACAACATGAAGATCACCGCCCAGGACATGCTCCGCTTCGGGGTGATCGACAGCATTTTGAAGGAGCCGGTCGGCGGCGCCCACCGCGACCCCGCCGCCATGATCGCCACCACCGGCGACGCCATCGCCAAGGCCTTCGACGAGCTCCGGGGCCTCGACGGCGACGCCATCCGCAAGCAGCGCCGGCAGAAATTCCTCGATATCGGCAGGAAACTGGGCTGA
- a CDS encoding L,D-transpeptidase family protein yields the protein MTASVLLAGCDTDQVSLATNAKANQPVPPKLLAAMVEKDMDLQSPILVRLFKQEAELEVWKQARNGQFALLKTYPICRWSGDLGPKVREGDRQAPEGFYSINPSQMNPQSAYYLSFNTGYPNAFDKALGRTGSQLMVHGDCSSRGCYAMTDEQIAEIYSLGRESFFGGQKAFQLQAYPFKMTPVNMAKHRNNPNMPFWKMIKEGYDHFEVTRQEPKVDFCEKKYVFDAAKPADAKRDPVFDASAKCPAYVIPEDVVAAVRGKQAKDEAEYAKLVAKGTPVARMNTGIDGGMNKIFAAKIPEGSTGLSEGAEGTTLQMLAMAKAPGTIPGHVNPPKPNLDSVASAPAPQEEPVVAVSAPATSARVATAAPAEKSGGFFSNLGRKMGMGSSDTTATTPPPQATASVAPATTTTTPPTAASRLKAAVTRFVPGHDKSKEATKEAAKDAPKPAVAAKPAEPAKPDTRLAQTRPALKPSVSDGAGEATQIMGAAPVISSNSFDSRFGAVK from the coding sequence ATGACGGCCAGCGTCCTGCTGGCCGGCTGCGATACCGACCAGGTCTCGCTCGCGACCAACGCCAAGGCCAACCAGCCGGTGCCGCCAAAGCTTCTCGCCGCGATGGTCGAGAAGGACATGGATCTGCAGTCGCCGATCCTGGTGCGCCTGTTCAAGCAGGAGGCCGAGCTCGAGGTCTGGAAGCAGGCCCGCAACGGCCAGTTCGCTCTGCTCAAGACCTATCCGATCTGCCGCTGGTCCGGCGACCTCGGACCGAAGGTGCGCGAAGGCGACCGCCAGGCGCCGGAGGGATTTTATTCGATCAACCCGAGCCAGATGAATCCGCAATCGGCGTACTACCTGTCTTTCAACACGGGTTACCCGAACGCGTTCGACAAGGCTCTCGGCCGCACCGGCTCGCAGCTGATGGTGCATGGCGACTGCTCCTCGCGCGGCTGCTACGCGATGACGGACGAGCAGATCGCGGAGATCTATTCGCTCGGGCGCGAATCCTTCTTCGGCGGCCAGAAGGCGTTCCAGCTGCAGGCCTATCCGTTCAAGATGACGCCGGTGAACATGGCCAAGCACCGGAACAATCCGAACATGCCGTTCTGGAAGATGATCAAGGAAGGCTATGATCATTTCGAGGTGACGCGGCAGGAGCCGAAGGTCGATTTCTGCGAGAAGAAGTACGTCTTCGACGCGGCGAAGCCCGCGGACGCAAAGCGCGATCCGGTGTTCGACGCCTCGGCAAAGTGCCCGGCCTATGTGATCCCCGAGGACGTCGTCGCCGCCGTGCGGGGCAAGCAGGCCAAGGACGAGGCGGAATACGCCAAGCTCGTCGCCAAGGGCACGCCGGTGGCGCGCATGAACACCGGCATCGACGGCGGCATGAACAAGATCTTTGCCGCGAAGATTCCGGAAGGCTCGACCGGCCTGTCGGAAGGCGCCGAAGGCACCACGCTGCAGATGCTGGCGATGGCGAAGGCGCCGGGCACGATCCCCGGACACGTCAATCCGCCCAAGCCGAACCTCGATTCCGTGGCGTCCGCGCCTGCGCCGCAGGAAGAGCCGGTGGTCGCCGTCAGCGCCCCCGCGACCAGCGCCCGCGTCGCCACCGCCGCGCCGGCTGAAAAGTCCGGTGGCTTCTTCTCTAACCTCGGCCGCAAGATGGGCATGGGCTCATCCGACACGACCGCGACCACCCCGCCGCCGCAAGCCACGGCATCCGTGGCCCCGGCCACCACGACCACGACGCCGCCGACCGCGGCGTCGAGGCTCAAGGCCGCAGTGACCCGGTTCGTGCCGGGGCATGACAAGTCCAAGGAAGCGACAAAGGAAGCGGCGAAGGACGCGCCGAAGCCGGCCGTCGCGGCCAAGCCTGCCGAGCCGGCAAAGCCCGACACCCGCCTCGCCCAGACGCGGCCGGCGCTGAAGCCGTCGGTGAGCGATGGTGCCGGTGAAGCGACGCAGATCATGGGCGCCGCACCGGTGATCTCGTCGAACTCGTTCGACAGCCGCTTTGGGGCGGTGAAGTAG